The Flammeovirga pectinis genomic interval AAGAGAATACTTTCTATCATTATTTCTTGGATCTGTAGGGTCCATTTTATCTTCTTTTAGAAGCATTGTTACCCAATAAGAAGGCATTACACTTCTATACCCGCCAGCATTACCAGGTGCTAACGTTTTTGCTCTTGTAGTACCTTCAGATCCAGAAGGTCCATCTTGACCATACCCAGAAGAACCAGGTTTTTGAACGGCCGAGAAGACTACCTCGAAGATAGATTCAGTATTGAATTCATGGTCTAAATCAAAGTTCCAAGATATTTCTGGCGTCAGAGTGTATAACCCACTGTCAATTATTTTCTTAAACTCTTCTTTGGCAGATACATAATTGTGTTCATTAATATAAACTTGACCTAACATACCAGTACATGCACCCCAAGTTGCTCTTCCTCTCATATCATCTTCCCAAGTTTCTGGAAGATTTTTTTGAGCAAAAAGTAAATCATCTAAAATTACAGCCAAGACCTCTTCTTTAGATGAAGGTGGTTTAGAAAAATCGTCTGTATTTGGAACATTCAAGTGAATGATTACACTACCATTATTGTAAGTACTGTATAACCAATAATAAAATGTACCTCTTAAGAAACGAGCTTCAGCCATATACAACGTTTTGTCTAGAGAATCCATTTCTATATTTGGAAGGTTTTGAATAACCTGATTTGCTCTAAAAATACCAGTGTATAGATCGCCCCATTTGTCTTTTACAATATCTGTGTTATCATTAAAAGACAATTGTTGGAGTGCTTTATCTCCTTGGTTCCAGTTGTTAGGTCTTCCTGTATCAGCACGAACGGGCATCTTTGTAGAAGAAGAACCACCGTTCGCTCCTTTACCTTGTAACCCACTATATGTAGCCATTAAACCTTTGTAAGCATCGTCTCCACTTTGCCAGAAATCTTCTTCAAGAACGGCATTCGGATTGTCAACATCAAAGTAATCAGTACATCCAGATACTAATGCTGACAACATTAAAATAGCGACTAATTTATATATTTTTTTCATGATAGGATTAACAATTAAAATTCTAAAGAAATACCACCTCTGTAAATTGCTGATACAGGGTAATTCCCTCTGTCAACACCTCTGTAGAATACACTAGAAGAACCCACTTCTGGATCAAAACCTGAATAATTTGTGAATGTGAAAGGGTTTTGTGTACTAGCATAGATTCTGAAATTGCTTACTTTTAAAGATTTCAACCAACTTTTTGGTAAGGTGTACCCTAAAGTGATGTTCTGAATTCTTAGGTAAGAACCATCTTCTAAAAAGTAATCTGAATACGTTCTTGTATTGTAATGTTCTGCTTGATCCCTAGGTGTTGGAATATTAGAAGTAGGGTTAACAGGTTGCCATGCATTTACTAATTCAGCACTTCGCTTATTTTGATACGCATATGCTTTAGAACCATTGTAGACTTTTGCTCCATAAGAACCAAAGAATTGGATACCGAAATCAAACCCTTTGTAAAAGATTGTAATGTTTAATCCAGCCTCCCAAAGCGGAGTACCACTACCCATATATTCTCTGTCATCGTCGTCTATCTTACCATCACCATTAACATCAATATATTTTAAATCACCTAACTGTGCAGTTGGAATAATTTTCTGATATTCTACCAATTCCTCTTGTGTTTTAATAGTTCCGTCTGTTGGAATTAAGAAGAAGGAACCGGCTTGGTATCCTGGTTTTAA includes:
- a CDS encoding RagB/SusD family nutrient uptake outer membrane protein — protein: MKKIYKLVAILMLSALVSGCTDYFDVDNPNAVLEEDFWQSGDDAYKGLMATYSGLQGKGANGGSSSTKMPVRADTGRPNNWNQGDKALQQLSFNDNTDIVKDKWGDLYTGIFRANQVIQNLPNIEMDSLDKTLYMAEARFLRGTFYYWLYSTYNNGSVIIHLNVPNTDDFSKPPSSKEEVLAVILDDLLFAQKNLPETWEDDMRGRATWGACTGMLGQVYINEHNYVSAKEEFKKIIDSGLYTLTPEISWNFDLDHEFNTESIFEVVFSAVQKPGSSGYGQDGPSGSEGTTRAKTLAPGNAGGYRSVMPSYWVTMLLKEDKMDPTDPRNNDRKYSLRAEASIAMADDGTIFYQIPVEKSGFSNGEASYVRKFQNHWNDNDGIGDVANSGINERIIRLADVYLLYAECLLEVNGNGGISESVRLINEVRARSGLTQLDPINYNSTTLMEHIMWNERPKEFLFEGHDTRWIDLRRWGKIKEHYDHLADMNFVLLNKILKYATEDQINSGQVPILKEYVEAAAVYSPLAHDYFPIPVTETVTNPNTSDN